The Cyclopterus lumpus isolate fCycLum1 chromosome 1, fCycLum1.pri, whole genome shotgun sequence sequence aatttactaaatgaacatcacgctgtattgaagaagacttgaaactagagattgagaccaaaaactaatgtttacaatgtttactgagggaatacatcaagagaagtagagtcatttatatagacttctatacaaccagaggagtcgccccctggtggtcaggagagagaatgcagctttaacacatgaagcatagacttctatacaaccagaggagtcgccccctggtggtcaggagagagaatgcagctttaacatgtgaagcatagacttctatacaaccagaggagtcgccccctggtggtcaggagagagaatgcagctttaacacatgaagcatagacttctatacaaccagaggagtcgccccctggtggtcaggagagagaatgcagctttaacacatgaagcatagacttctatacaaccagaggagtcgccccctgttggtcaggagagagaatgcagctttaacatgtgaagcatagacttctatacaaccagaggagtcgccccctggtggtcaggagagagaatgcagctttaacacataaagcatagacttctatacaaccagaggagtcgccccctggtggtcaggagagagaatgcagctttaacacatgaagcatagacttctatacaaccagaggagtcgccccctggtggtcaggagagagaatgcagctttaacacatgaagcatagacttctatacaaccagaggagtcgccccctggtggtcaggagagagaatgcagctttaacacatgaagcatagacttctatacaaccagaggagtcgctccctggtggtcagtagagagaatgcagctttaacacatgaagcatagacttctatacaaccagaggagtcgccccctggtggtcaggagagagaatgcagctttaacacatgaagcatagacttctatacaaccagaggagtcgccccctggtggtcaggagagagaatgcagctttaacacatgaagcatagacttctatacaaccagaggagtcgctccctggtggtcagtagagagaatgcagctttaacacatgaagcatagacttctaaatGTTGTGGTTCCTCAGATCCGTCAGACCTGCTGCAGATGTTGGAGCAGGGTCTTCAGGGTCTTCAGGGTCTTCAGGGTCTCCAGGGTCTTCAGGATCTCGGTGTTCTGGGCTTCGGAGCAGATGCGGCCGCCGAGATGGAGATCAGAAGCTGTGATCTGAAGGTCCTCCTTCGGGCCTCCCAGACCCCTCTGGAGTGTTCCGTCAGTGAATGACGTAGTTTAGTGAAAGTGGACTTGGATTctgtcttttcctaactcctTATGAACTCTCCTTCACACCTTTCCTTGACCTCGTGACGTTTACCCTAGAGGTCAAGGAGAAGTGGTGAGGAAAGGACGTTAGGAAGTAACGTGGTGACTTTTTGTTTGAGTGATATTAAAGTTCATCAGTCTGGAgtctttctgtgtttttattgagcAAGTTCAtaatactgcaaatatataaatactcatctctcaaatatataaatactcatctctcaaatatataaatactcatctctcaaatatataaatactcatctctcaaatatataaatactcatCTCTTCATCGCGTGACATTTCATCAGGTTCAAATCTccagtttaatgttattgtttatGCACATGATGAACACATTGCATGGTGGTTATGATGTTCAGTTGacaagctcctccccctccaggaaACATGGACCGGCACCACTATGAGACCTTCGAGAAGTTCGGAAACAACACGTTCCTCCTGCACCTCGACAACGGGAgggcgtgagtgtgtgtgtgtgtgtgtgtgtgtgtgtgtgagtgtgtgtttgagtgtgtgtgtgtgtttgagtgtgtgtttgagtgtgtgtgtgtgagtgtgtgtttgtgtgtgtttgagtgtgtgtgtgtgtgagtgtgtttgagtgtgtttgagggcgtgagtttgtgagtgtttgagtgttgtgtgtgtgtttgagtgtgtttgagtgtttgtgtgtgtttgagggcgtgagtgtgtttgtgtatgtgtgtgtgtttgagtgttgtgtgtgtgtgtgtttgagtgtgtttgagtgtttgagtgtgtttgagggcgtgagtgtgtgtgtgtgtgtgtgtgtatgtgtgtgtgtatgtgtgtgtgtttgagtgttgtgtgtgtgtgtgtttgagtgtgtgagtgtgtttgagggcgtgagtgtgtgtgtgagtgtgtaagtgtgtgagtgtgtgtttgtgagtgtgtgagtgtgtgtttgtgtgtgcgtgtgtttgtgtgtttgagtgtgtgtgtttgtgtgtttgtgtgtgtgtgtttgagtgtgtgtgtgtgtttgagtgtgtgtgtttgagggcgtgtgtgtgtgtgtgagtgtgtttgtgagtgtgtgtttgtgtgtgtggttgtgtgtgtttgagtgtgtttgagggcgtgagtttgtgtgtgtgtgtgtgtgtgtgtgtgtgtgtgtgtgtgtgtgtgtgtgtgtgtgtgtgtgtgtgtgtgtgtgtatccgaCTCTCCTCTTGTGGTTCAGGTTCGGCCGTCACTCCAGAGACGAGCCCTCCATCTTGGCTCCTCTGCTTCAGTGCTGCAGGTGAAACCAGAACCTGGAAATGTGGTGAAATCTCAGATCTTTAATAATCTCTTTAAAGTCCGATTCTCCTGGTGACCCCTGAACGCTACACGCCGTTCCGTTAACAGTCGTTCGATATCGCTTCCTTCCCTgatcccttcctccttcctctagGATCCACCGCTCCAcctggctccgcctccagctgCTGTCTCTGCCGCGGTACCGCCTCAGTGATGTCATGAGGGCCTCGCTCTCCAGGGACCCGCTTCACATCGTGGCCCCGCTGCTGTCGGAGCTGCACCTCGCCGCCCTGGACCGCCGCCTGAAGACGGTGCTGGAGACCGTCAGCCGCTGCCTGGAGAGACGGGGGGGCGCTGATGAGGTCATCAAGAATGAGGTCATCTAGGATGAGGTCATCAATGATGACCTCATCTAGGATGATGAGGTCATCAATGATGAGGTCATCAATGATGAGGTTTCTGGGTAGAGAGCTTTACTTCCTGTGATCATGAGGAACGTTGATATTTAGAATCAACACTTGAAATTATGAAGAAACTTAAAAACTGCAAGGTAGCACAAAATGTACTAAAACACTGTTTATCCAGTTTATAACTCCTGAAGTGTTATTATTCATTGagttattattcattaaaagtTATGTATAATCATTATTCATTAAGAGTTATGTTTATTCATTAAGAGTTAGTCATTATTCATTAAGAGTTATGTATAATCATTAAGAGTTATGTATAATCATTAAGAGTTAGTCATTATTCATTAAGAGTTATGTATAATCATTAAGAGTTAGTCATTATTCATTAAGAGTTATGTATAATCATTAAGAGTTAGTCATTATTCATTAAGAGTTATGTATAATCAGTTCATGGGGCTTCATCAGATTGAGGTGAAGAATTTAATATTTTAGAGGTTTTGCATTTGGGTATAAATAAATCTGTAGCGCCGCCTACAATGTTTTATTGGTCACAGCTATGATCAAGGGTTACAAAATAAGTATTTAGGTGAATCTTACAAAATGTAGAAAATGAGTCTTTTGCAGAATCTTACAAAAtaagtgatttatttatatgttttcaaaataaatgtattttgattaattttacaaaatacaaaataaaagtattaacatgtatttgacaaaataaaagatgtttaatgAATTAGTCGTTAGGTAGGAAGATATAGTGCCTATAAAGTATCCGCCCCTCGGATGTTTCTCCCTTTATACATGAAATCATGGTCAATATATTTGGGCTTTTTTGACAAGAACTTGCAAACAAAAGCTTTTATGTCAAAGTACAAACTATTGTTTTAGAACACTTTAATCCCCCTTCCTCATTAAAGtctacagaaacagaacaaaaacatcttTTCAAAGAGCTTTTTAATGAAAAGCCTCGTAACAAGAAACACAGAAAGCAACGAGTCGTAACGCAACCCTGAACGCACCGTCTGAAGAGCGCTTCGTGAACCACACAATGCAATTCAAATTAACAGCATCACATTAGCAATAttatgcatatttaaaaataatacaaagtatTAAAGTACAGTACAAAGGAGAACGTTCATGAAGCTTCTTTCTCCGCACGTTTAAACATCCTTCCTTTATTCCCGCCGAGCGCCAAACAAACAGCAAGTAAACATCAAATATGAATCTTTAAAAGTTAACGGataaaatcaacaacaacaacaatctgagCCGACGTCTACAGAAAGAGATCAAAGATCAAAGATGAAGACGACCACCCAACAACGTCTGTCCCTCCTGCAGCCTACGAGAGCATTGAAACAGCACGACGAGGAGACGAGACAAGGAGACATTGAaacgaggagacaaggaaacgAGGAGACAAACAAGGACGCGAGGAAACGAGGAGGCAAGGAGTCAAGGAAACGAGGAGACAAACAAGGACGCGAGGAAACGAGGAGGCAAGGAAACGAGGAGACAAACAAGGACGTGAGGAAACGAGGAGGCAAGGAGTCAAGGAAACGAAGAgtcaaggaaacaaggagacaatgagacaaggaaacaaggagtCAAGGAAACagagacaaggaaacaaggagtCAAGGAAACAAGGAGTCAAGGAAACagagacaaggaaacaaggagtcaaggaaacaaggagacatggaaacaaggagacaatgagacaaggaaacaaggagtCAAGGAAACGAGGAGTCAAGGAAACGTTTGGCGTGAACACGACTTCCTGAAACAGCCGATCATCAGACTGATCTTCTGGTCGGCAGCTGATTTTCCCcccaggtcaaaggtcaaaatgcAAAGTGCTGAACCTTAGTTTCAGGCTCCAGAAGGAAGCGCTGCCTTTCAAGGGCGAAGCCGTCATGGTAACCCTTGTGCATTGGGtctttatttagctttttaaacGTCTCTAATAAACCCAAAAGTTTACCCAAAATACTAACCGTCAAAAAAAcgtcaaaacaaatgtaaagaaacGGGGAAACATGAAGCTCTTTATGTTCATCTTAAATAACCATCAATAAGATCAATGTCCAACCACATTGACCGACatcaaaacaggaagtagtAACGCAAAGCTTCATGTGCttcattcttctcctcacctacaaagccttgattggtgatgcaccatcatatcttaaggagcttgtagtaccatattgccccactagagagctgctcactaaatgcggggctacttgtggttcatagagtcctaaaaagtaggatgggagccagagccttcagttatcaagctcctcttttatggaaccagcttccactttcagtcctggaggcagacagtcacctcatttaagaatagacttaagactttcctctttaatagtgcttatagttagggctgaatcaggtttgccctggtccagccccttgatatgctgctataggcttataggctgctgggggatgttttaggatacactgagcacctctctcctcttctctctctccttatggatgaatttacatctctccattgcaccttattaactctgcttcctccccggagtcgttgtgacttcacgtctcatagggtccattggacctggaggtgtctgatgctggtgagccggcctcctgccttggatgtcgtatgtgtacagattgtaaagtttgtgatttgtgacaTTGGGCTAACAGCGTGacgttcatttagtacattatggccatttagagacaaacagaccataaagcaggggatgctttagggcggggctacaggtGATTGGCGTCTCTGCGTCCCTCctgatatggtcacttcctgttcactagtttaaaaataataacaaaatttAAAGACGACGACTTCTTACAGTCTGAGggtgtattcatattttaaaccTCAATGCGGCGTTCTAAAGGAAAACGTGTTTCTAGGTGCGATCGAACAGACATCGATGTGTCATTTAAAGTGAAGCACAAGGGTTAACAGGTCCAGGCTCAGACCAGGACCACGTGGTGGAACCAGAACTGCTGATCTAAAGATCCCATTAAAGGTGTAAAGTATTGAAATCCATCAGCGTCTTCACTCCGTCAGCTGATCCGGGTTCAGCCCACGGAGCTTCTGGACCTTCAAAGGACCAGCGAGGTTTCTGACAGCCGGGAAACACGATGACTTCTAAActatgtttgtgttattgtgcagCTGAGAAGGTTGTGCGTGCATGTGAATACTCATGAGTACGTATAAGCATGTTCACGAGGATGCTTCATGAGCTGCAATAAGAGTCCAACGGGTTCAGAGCACACGGCTCATTGACCTTTCACCAGCTGGACTTCCAATGGCActatggggtgggggggggggtgtgggggggggttatctTTACAGGTAAAATAATACCTGTTGCTGTTCCCAACTGGGTCGGCGTCGGAgagtctttaatgtctttaatgGCGTATCAGCTGCCCGTGTTTACATTTCACAAACAAGTAGCAACGCGGGTATTCAACGGCGTCCGGTCTCCTATGGcttgggaggaggggggtcatCGGAGGCGGGGGCAGGGGAGGGGGCGTTTTCAGggccagcagagggagaggcGGGGCCTGAGGCTGGGGAGGGGAACTCTTTTATGGTGACGGTGACGAGGTTGGTGGTGACGTCGGTGACCACCACGTCCTTGCAGCTCGGCGCCATTTCCGGGTGCCAGTTAGGGTCTCCCTCAGCGGGGGCCCTTTGGGCTTCGACGGGGGCGGAGCTATGGTCCCCGGGGAGGGCGGCGCCCATGGAGGCAGCGGTCAGCTGGCGTTTAGCCCGCCGTTGGCGGGGACTTTTCCTGCATACCTCTTGGGTCGTCCTACCaccgtcctcctcgtcgtcctccaaGGAAGGTGATGGCAAGCAGGGGAAGAAAGGCGGGTTCGGGGAAGCAGCCGCTGGCTTGGCGCTCTGGCCCTTCTGGGTCTCTGTGGGGGGTCCACTGGACTCGGCGGCAGGCTGGGACTGAGCCGCCGAGGCCTTTCGATCAGAGCGGGCGGAGCTGGAAGGAGACGGAGGTGAGCGGTGCTGGGAGGAAGTGGACTGGGTGTTCCCGGCCCCGGTGCTGGAGCctgggtgggagggaggggacgCGGGGGGGCCCCCACACTGCAGCCCAAACGGCTTCCCATACATGGGGAAGCCCAGCATCTTCAGAGGGGGCTGGAAAGGTCTGTAGGGGGCCTCTCCCTTCTTCCCGATGATGCGATTGCGTGACGGGATGTTCTGGCGTCCCGCCGTCGTATTCCTGCCGCCTGTGGACGCGCCGCCTCTCCCCGGCTTGTCGATGACCTTCAGGTTGAGGATGATCCGACCCCTCTTGACCTCCCGGGGTTTGACCCTGCGGTTGAGGATGCGGACGGTCTCGGAGAAGGGAGAGACGTGCAGACGGGAGGGGAGGCCACCGGGGTTGGAGAGGGAGGCCGCCGTGGGGTCCGAGCGGGGCAGCGGGCGCCTGGACATGCGGTGGCAGCGGTGAATGTCTTTCTTCAGCTTGTGGGTGGCGGCGAGGGAGTTGAGTTTGGGAGAGGGCGCCACGgtcgaggaagaggaggacgaagacgcCAAATGAGACAaggcggaggaggaaggagtCGCTCTGCCGGGagtggacgaggaggaggctCGGCTGCCGGCCGCTGCCTTCTGGGTCCGAATCTGAGGGATGAAGAATTAAGAGTTCACTTCACCGCGAGTTCTACCGACCTTTGAAGATTGTGTTGCTTCGTTTCCcataaaaagttgttttttggtGTTCAGCAGGTCAGAAGTTATGAAATATGCCAATATAAACTATTGGAATTGGCTTAAAGTTTACGTTTTAAAAGACTAATATGACCTTGAAGAGCTGGCTTGTGACCTGACATGAAAGGAAATGGACGACCTTGTCTTAACGAGGGGGGAGGAGTCACGAGTTAGCAGCCGGCTAACCTCGTCGTGGTTTGAAGTGAGGACATTATTATGAAGACGTTattaaatctgtatttttctgGCAGTACAAGCTGCAACTTGACTCATTACGGTCCATCTTCACCACGGGGCTATTGTTACGGGGGCTATGGTTACGGGGCTATGGTTACAGAGCTATGTTACGGGGCTATGTTACGGGGCTATGTTACAgagctatgttacagggctatgttacagggctatgttacagagctatgttacagggctatgttacagggctatgttacagggctatgttacagagctatgttacagggctatgttacagggctatgttacagagctatgttacagggctatgttacagggctatgttacagggctatgttacggggctatgttacagggctatgttacagggctatgttacagagctatgttacagggctatgttacagggctatgttacagggctatgttacagagctatgttacagggctatgttacagggctatgttacagggctatgttacagggctatgttacagagctatgttacagggctatgttacagagcTATGTTACAgagctatgttacagggctatgttacagagctatgttacagggctatgttacagggctatgttacagagctatgttacagggctatgttacagagctatgttacagggctatgttacagggctatgttacagagctatgttacagggctatgttacagggctatgttacagagctatgttacagggctatgttacagggctatgttacagagcTATGTtgcagggctatgttacagggctatgttacagggctatgttacagggctatgttacagagcTATGTTAcggggctatgttacagggctatgttacagagcTATGTTACAgagctatgttacagggctatgttacagggctatgttacggGGCTATGTTACGGGGCTATGTTACAACAGGGTTATGTTACGGGGCTATGTTACAACGGGGCTATGTTACAGAGCTATGTTACGGGGCTATGTTACAACAGGGTTATGTTACGGGGCTATGTTACAACGGGGCTATGTTACAGAGCTATGTTAcggggctatgttacagggctatgttacggGGCTATGTTACAACAGGGTTATGTTACGGGGCTATGTTAcaacagggctatgttacaacGGGGCTATGTTACAGAGCTATGTTAcggggctatgttacagggctatgttacagggctatgttacaacaGGGTTATGTTACAACAGGgttatgttacagggctatgttacaacagggttatgttacagggctatgttacaacagggctatgttacagggctatgttacaacaggtttatgttacagggctatgttacagggctatgttacagggctatgttacggGGCTACGTTACAACAGGtttatgttacagggctatgttacaacaggtttatgttacagggctatgttacagggctatgttacagggctatgttacagggctatgttacaacaggtttatgttacagggctatgttacagggctatgttacagggctatgttacggGGCTACGTTACAACAGGtttatgttacagggctatgttacagggctatgttacaacaGGGTTATGTTAcggggctatgttacagggctatgttacagggctatgttacaacagggttatgttacagggctatgttacaacagggttatgttacagggctatgttacaacagggttatgttacagggctatgttacaacagggttatgttacagggctatgttacagggctatggctacagggctatgttacagagcTATGTTACAACAGGgttatgttacagggctatgttacagggctatgttacagggctatgttacagagctatgttacagggctatgttacagggctatgttacagggctatgttacagggctatgttacaacaGGGTTATGTTAcggggctatgttacagggctatgttacagggctatgttacaacagggttatgttacagggctatgttacaacagggttatgttacagggctatgttacagggctatggctacagggctatgttacagggctatgttacagagcTATGTTACAgagctatgttacagggctatggctacagggctatgttacagggctatgttacagagctatgttacagggctatgttacagggctatgttacagggctatgttacagggctatgttacaacaGGGTTATGTTAcggggctatgttacagggctatggtTACGGGGCTATGTTACAACAGGgttatgttacagggctatggtacagggctatgttacagggctatgttacaacagggttatgttacagggctatgttacagggctatggctacagggctatgttacggGGCTACGTTACAACAGGtttatgttacagggctatgttacagggttatgttacagggctatggtACAGGGCTAtggttacagggctatgttacaggctatggctacagggctatg is a genomic window containing:
- the cbx6a gene encoding chromobox protein homolog 6a yields the protein MREKMELSSTGDRVFAAEAILKRRVRQGRLEYLVKWKGWAMKHSTWEPEENILDDRLILGFERKEREREITGPKKRGPKPKTVTGKIRTQKAAAGSRASSSSTPGRATPSSSALSHLASSSSSSSTVAPSPKLNSLAATHKLKKDIHRCHRMSRRPLPRSDPTAASLSNPGGLPSRLHVSPFSETVRILNRRVKPREVKRGRIILNLKVIDKPGRGGASTGGRNTTAGRQNIPSRNRIIGKKGEAPYRPFQPPLKMLGFPMYGKPFGLQCGGPPASPPSHPGSSTGAGNTQSTSSQHRSPPSPSSSARSDRKASAAQSQPAAESSGPPTETQKGQSAKPAAASPNPPFFPCLPSPSLEDDEEDGGRTTQEVCRKSPRQRRAKRQLTAASMGAALPGDHSSAPVEAQRAPAEGDPNWHPEMAPSCKDVVVTDVTTNLVTVTIKEFPSPASGPASPSAGPENAPSPAPASDDPPPPKP